A genomic segment from Necator americanus strain Aroian chromosome III, whole genome shotgun sequence encodes:
- a CDS encoding hypothetical protein (NECATOR_CHRIII.G9047.T3), whose protein sequence is MPFRKASHSGEVDEPSTSQETLTAQTGAGLHRNELYYDMVMRFLRRTSGTRLRIAQRYKIGAGVGMDRPGEPLKLENPFEELERRVMGEVMQSVQNRSPRRSSRQRNRDQTQASPSRLSPIEVKVEDPSAPTVPPGTSHSLLSVNTTESNVEKAAKQEAQVMARIAELRRAGLWTASRLPLCVEPPRNKTHWDYVLEEVKWMATDFRMERHFKRNIARKIAAAIQKQKKEDETDQERAHARLIRDGKRICASIAKMIRDFWQTVDKVVEHRAQEILESKKRKALDAHMAFIVGEADKLSSMVQEGLTQDKGSKTPSMTSRDDENGGDADFCVSESESDDEITIEREEAAMKERHEDVREEVSALNKDADKDMDDFLASLPPEYLASLGLQLPSSNTTVSSESLADSEGEDDNKTLQEIQLAAKSEKARKLSEEGIEESRAKRPKLEEASDEDSKSGRSNDVPPATRSGEAHKNEEEEEMSVDEEDSEVAEDQNGNLEGNGDGRGMLESVDYAKLNSVNSDERQQELANIAEAALKFQPKGFTLETTQVKTAVPFLIRGTLREYQMVGLDWLVTLYEKNLNGILADEMGLGKTIQTISLLAHLACCESIWGPHLIVVPTSVILNWEMELKKWCPAFKILTYFGTQKDRAEKRKGWSKPNAFHVCITSYKTVTTDIRAFKMKSWQYLILDEAQNIKNWKSQRWQALLNVKARRRLLLTGTPLQNSLMELWSLMHFLMPAIFASHDDFKDWFSNPLTGMMDGSVEFNAPLVQQLHKVLRPFILRRLKSEVEKQLPKKTEHVIKCPLSKRQRYLYDDFMSQRSTRDNLKSGNMLSVLNIVMQLRKCCNHPNLFEPRAVQSPLCLHQLRFSCPGLVLDLDEKEFGRDLPEFFDLRKRFTGISSSAVGRAPLIEELAESNDSRPPVVPGFRLHRPIASGTTIPSNAQSSEIASVVDVSAAELQRAGFAQNEMVLVVRDGDDIESILGSSTGAPVPMRVRVDDGRLVLDSDGLKQGKGAKLCQVVTGVNGEKTLQEVTSRTGEQQSGGNAPVPVSQVANPAPPAMAAMPGRAASTASMTSSVDANKTERIPYGETTNKSSVHVHPFLRCSTALSKVAPLTVSTATVGFHHSMQNGGTHDYNDYIESIEELSARLSPPLKKRRTDLSEKQLVSGEFAELVPVEVLQRMEENNRLRLRRIIERFECQQNPMYSTQLISMLQKSIVSKLFPTIGDGKTDDAGYLEISSAASLDIQDSLISWAEDTMKRFWIWVNPAVTDAPSLWSSSSGHGSYVRIMNEQLSMASRELLSMTHPLTHIALVSSQLQFPELRLIEYDCGKLQALARLLRRLYVNKHRCLIFTQMSRMLDVLQAFLSYHGYQYFRLDGTTGIEQRQAMMERFNADTKIFCFILSTRSGGVGVNLTGADTVIFYDSDWNPTMDAQAQDRCHRIGQTRNVTIFRLISERTIEENILRKAIQKRRLGEMAIDDAGFTPEFFKQSDNIRDLFDGTVDVSDIAVSEGPKSQKDVEKAMAALEDEQDVTAAKMLIAETRADKAEFDESKNVNTSENSVSVFQSHLDNEEPLDEKYIELISQLKPIERYAVNFLEAEYKPEFEEEVREAEALIEQKREDWVRAHNKALSNEDTEPAADEDSSRVDDDFYGAGLLLDEVFADDPDFFNQIMPTWTPFPTPPLSDSENDVYFDDCLDLLYDRDFMPEECLPLEIHELHSSLNRPISPVKKTSPTPVPPNSSSQMSSSDAAVMSLLQQALHNPPKSYTPPPAANIPVPYSPAEFDQYMQGYHDLKNDNIPENRVSRKERRVTPRQLEQKGRELMRPVTPPPAVREELDYDGPEWNVIEDQALLTAIRNEDIMCHNFDRTKTSLRYNWEYISGFVNRVTRFYRSPRQCSIRYQLVVRPRESGQLMVIDPLTKKPRKVPLTPAEVVHLRKGRVSTDLQYAHDADRLRDASYTGRLRLIESLTSRQNEFREQRRPIDSRWLEPSGRLPPAQENRLSVLGVRYASTMYPDDIVKNLEEKRIAQEAAKKKLAEQQTNNERPNSPPHPVISVCVRPPAVTAGPDVVQSRIPIVISVPQLVQQHPPQLQPSVPQDIPMGVLSQSHSPVGGMRRVGSHSQVGVPIAGTLQHVQGGAPNTQHNYVVVSQDSLQPSSRMQFVTRTTDGMTIGQGGQPVYRSISSSAQAKRTPPSTPSLSRVQGGYMASVQTVSGNSTLFQPGASTVGGPQRGRVMQRPAAPRMFVQQAPQGGDRPYVVPQQQIRMVSTQRLPPQKRTIGQKSPMTAVMVPTRSGQPHQLRAVPRGFTPQGTRIMNVVMAPSTVATSSSSQSLQSCQPGSATLIPSGAPAVRHPSPFSEATGVTVKRQLLSQSRPLGPASRDGSPQTVAQVVIAPPHQAAPEEQHSVAAPSLPQSSAQAEEMPQRQSSPSHAS, encoded by the exons ATGCCATTCCGTAAAGCGTCTCATAGCGGGGAAGTGGATGAACCATCAACAAGTCAGGAG ACGTTGACTGCTCAAACTGGAGCAGGTTTGCATCGAAATGAGCTCTACTACGACATGGTTATGCGGTTTCTGCGCCGTACAAGTGGAACCCGATTAAGAAT AGCACAGAGGTATAAAATTGGAGCCGGAGTCGGAATGGATAGACCAGGAGAACCTCTGAAATTGGAGAACCCGTTTGAAGAATTAGAGAGACG GGTAATGGGTGAAGTCATGCAATCAGTGCAAAATAGATCACCACGTCGATCTTCTCGTCAACGAAATCGTG ATCAAACGCAGGCATCACCTTCGCGATTATCTCCGATAGAAGTGAAGGTGGAAGATCCGTCAGCA CCAACGGTTCCCCCTGGCACTTCACATTCCCTTCTGTCAGTGAACACTACAGAATCGAACGTTGAAAAAGCTGCGAAGCAG GAAGCACAAGTTATGGCAAGGATAGCAGAGCTGCGACGGGCGGGGTTATGGACCGCAAGTAGACTTCCTCTATGTGTGGAACCACCCAGAAATAAGACCCATTGGGATTACGTACTAGAAGAGGTTAAATGGATGGCCACTGACTTCCGTATGGAGCGGCATTTCAAAAGGAATATTGCTCGGAAG ATCGCTGCCGCAAtccaaaagcagaaaaaggaagatgagACTGACCAGGAACGTGCACATGCGCGGTTGATCAGG GATGGCAAAAGAATCTGTGCTTCAATTGCAAAAATGATTAGAGATTTCTGGCAAACCGTGGATAAAGTTGTGGAGCATCGGGCACAG gaaatattGGAATCAAAAAAGCGGAAAGCATTGGATGCACATATGGCCTTCATCGTGGGTGAAGCTGATAAGCTTAGTTCTATGGTACAGGAAGGCTTAACGCAAGACAAAGGATCTAAAACGCCATCTATGACATCTCGGGATGACGAAAATG GTGGTGATGCAGACTTCTGTGTGAGCGAATCCGAATCCGATGATGAGATCACTATCGAGCGTGAAGAAGCCGCTATGAAAGAACGTCACGAAGATGTTCGAGAAGAGGTCTCGGCGTTGAATAAGGATGCTGACAAAGACATGGATGATTTTTTAGCTTCG TTACCACCGGAGTATCTTGCATCGCTGGGATTACAATTACCTTCTAGTAACACCACAGTATCTTCCGAGTCGCTTGCAGATTCGGAAGGAGAAGATGATAACAAGACATTGCAAGAAATTCAGTTAGCAGCTAAGTCTGAGAAG GCGCGAAAACTAAGCGAAGAAGGAATCGAAGAATCAAGAGCAAAACGTCCAAAGCTGGAAGAGGCGTCCGATGAAGATAGCAAAAGTGGGAGAAGTAATGACGTGCCGCCTGCTACTCGCTCTGGAGAAGCGcataaaaatgaggaagaggaggaaatgAGTGTAGACGAAGAAGACTCGGAGGTGGCGGAAGATCAAAATGGCAATTTG GAAGGCAACGGAGACGGTCGTGGGATGTTGGAAAGCGTTGATTACGCTAAGCTTAATAGTGTGAACAGTGATGAACGGCAACAAGAACTAGCGAACATCGCGGAGGCAGCACTTAAATTCCAGCCGAAAGGTTTCACTTTAGAAACAACTCAG GTAAAAACAGCTGTGCCCTTTCTAATTAGGGGGACGTTGCGAGAATATCAAATGGTAGGACTGGATTGGTTAGTGACGTTATACGAGAAGAATCTCAATGGTATACTGGCTGACGAAATGG GGTTGGGGAAGACTATTCAAACGATTTCTCTGTTGGCTCATCTTGCATGCTGCGAGTCCATCTGGGGTCCTCACCTCATTGTGGTTCCGACTTCAGTTATTCTAAACTGGGAGATGGAATTAAAAAAGTGGTGTCCTGCGTTTAAAATATTGACCTATTTTGGAACGCAGAAGGATCGAGCAGAGAAACGCAAG GGATGGTCGAAACCAAATGCATTTCATGTTTGCATAACATCTTATAAGACTGTAACTACTGATATTAGAGCATTCAAAATGAAG TCTTGGCAATATCTCATTTTGGATGAGGCCcaaaacatcaaaaactggAAAAGCCAACGATGGCAAGCTCTTTTGAATGTGAAGGCAAGACGTCGTCTACTTTTAACGG GTACCCCACTGCAGAACTCGTTAATGGAACTGTGGTCGCTAATGCATTTTTTAATGCCAGCGATATTTGCGAGCCATGACGATTTCAAGGATTGGTTCAGCAATCCACTTACTGGCATGATGGATGGAAGTGTAGAATTTAATGCTCCGCTTGTGCAGCAGCTACACAAG GTTTTACGCCCTTTCATTCTTCGCAGATTGAAAAGTGAAGTGGAAAAACAACTTCCAAAAAAGACTGAACACGTAATTAAATGTCCTTTATCAAAGCGGCAAAGGTACCTGTACGACGACTTTATGAGCCAGAGATC aacgcgTGACAACTTAAAGTCTGGTAACATGCTCTCTGTCCTCAACATCGTCATGCAGTTGAGGAAG TGCTGCAACCATCCAAATCTGTTTGAACCTCGCGCAGTACAGTCTCCCCTTTGTCTTCATCAACTGCGATTTTCTTGCCCTGGATTGGTACTAGATCTTGATGAGAAAGAATTTGGTCGTGATCTTCCAGAATTCTTTGATCTGCGGAAACGTTTCACTGGAATAAGCTCGTCAGCG gtTGGTCGAGCTCCCTTGATAGAAGAGCTGGCTGAGTCGAATGATTCTCGCCCACCAGTTGTTCCAGGCTTCCGACTCCATAGGCCAATTGCTAGTGGAACG ACCATACCAAGTAACGCCCAATCATCAGAAATCGCTTCGGTTGTTGATGTGAGCGCTGCCGAGCTGCAACGTGCCGGATTTGCCCAGAATGAGATGGTTCTGGTGGTACGAGACGGCGATGATATTGAGAGCATTCTTGGGAGCAGTACAG GCGCACCAGTGCCTATGCGGGTACGAGTAGATGATGGGCGGTTGGTGCTTGACTCGGATGGCCTTAAACAGGGAAAAGGGGCAAAACTTTGCCAG GTTGTAACTGGAGTAAACGGGGAGAAGACGTTACAAGAAGTAACCAGTCGAACGGGAGAACAACAATCCGGAGGAAATGCTCCTGTGCCTGTCTCCCAAGTGGCTAATCCTGCGCCGCCGGCCATGGCAGCGATGCCAGGCAGAGCAGCTTCAACAGCTTCAATGACATCTAGTGTTGATGCTAACAAGACAGAAAGAATTCCATATGGAGAAACTACGAATAAGTCATCTGTCCACGTTCAT CCTTTTCTGCGCTGTTCGACGGCATTGTCAAAAGTGGCTCCGCTAACGGTGTCAACAGCAACAGTTGGCTTTCATCATTCGATGCAGAACGGTGGTACCCATGATTACAACGATTATATTGAAAGCATCGAAGAATTGTCTGCCCGACTGAGTCCACCGCTGAAGAAACGTCGAACCGATTTATCTGAAAAGCAGCTTGTTAGTGGAGAGTTTGCAGAACTTGTTCCG GTCGAGGTGTTGCAACgtatggaagaaaataatcgCCTAAGGTTGAGAAGAATAATTGAGCGTTTCGAATGCCAACAAAACCCTATGTATTCTACACAATTGATCTCTATGCTTCAAAAATCCATTGTCTCTAAGTTATTTCCCACg ATCGGAGATGGAAAAACAGACGACGCTGGATACTTGGAGATTAGCAGTGCGGCTTCATTGGACATTCAAGATTCTCTAATATCTTGGGCTGAGGATACTATGAAACG ATTTTGGATATGGGTCAATCCAGCCGTCACGGATGCTCCATCGCTGTGGAGTTCATCTTCAGGACATGGTTCTTATGTTCGTATTATGAATGAACAACTTTCAATGGCTTCTCGAGAGTTGTTATCCATGACACATCCACTAACCCATATCGCCCTCGTCTCTTCACAGCTACAGTTCCCTGAACTTCGTCTAATTGAATATGACTGTG GCAAACTGCAAGCACTAGCACGTTTACTTCGTCGCCTTTACGTGAACAAACATCGTTGCTTGATTTTCACCCAAATGTCGCGAATGTTGGATGTTCTCCAGGCTTTCCTTTCTTATCACGGGTATCAGTACTTTAGGCTAGATGGAACTACTGGTATAGAACAGCGACAg GCGATGATGGAAAGGTTTAATGCTGACACCaagattttctgttttatccTTTCCACTCGCTCCGGTGGCGTGGGAGTTAATCTAACTGGTGCAGATACGGTGATTTTCTACGATTCGGACTGGAATCCAACAATGGATGCGCAGGCTCAAGATCGCTGCCACAGG ATTGGACAAACCCGAAATGTTACGATCTTCCGATTGATTTCGGAACGAACCATAGAGGAGAATATCTTACGGAAAGCAATCCAGAAACGTCGCTTAGGCGAAATGGCGATCGACGATGCCGGGTTCACACCAGAATTCTTCAAACAGTCCGATAATATTCG TGATCTTTTTGATGGCACCGTTGATGTGAGCGATATAGCGGTTAGTGAGGGTCCCAAGAGTCAGAAGGATGTAGAGAAG GCAATGGCTGCTCTTGAAGATGAGCAAGATGTAACCGCAGCAAAGATGCTGATTGCGGAAACTAGAGCGGACAAGGCCGAGTTTGACGAGTCGAAGAATGTTAATACCAGTGAGAATTCTGTGAGCGTTTTCCAAAGTCATCTAGACAATGAGGAGCCGTTGGATGAAAAATACATCGAACTTATCAGCCAG ttGAAACCGATAGAGCGATATGCGGTCAATTTCCTTGAAGCCGAGTACAAGCCGGAATTCGAGGAAGAGGTTAGAGAGGCTGAG GCGCTGATCGAGCAAAAACGCGAAGATTGGGTGCGAGCACACAACAAAGCTCTTAGTAATGAAGATACTGAACCAGCAGCAGACGAGGATTCTTCACGTGTTGATGATGATTTCTACGGAGCAGGCCTGCTCTTAGATGAG GTGTTTGCTGATGACCCGGACTTCTTCAATCAGATCATGCCG ACATGGACTCCATTCCCAACGCCACCATTGTCTGACTCCGAAAATGACGTCTATTTCGACGATTGCCTCGACCTACTGTACGATCGTGACTTTATGCCTGAAGAATGTCTTCCGTTGGAGATACATGAGCTTCACAGTTCACTTAACAGGCCTATCAGCCCAGTGAAGAAGACTT CACCTACTCCGGTTCCACCAAACAGCAGCTCGCAAATGTCGTCATCCGATGCAGCAGTGATGAGTTTGCTTCAACAAGCTCTCCATAATCCTCCAAAGTCCTACACTCCACCACCAGCAGCGAACATTCCAGTTCCTTACTCGCCAGCCGAATTTGACCAATACATGCAGGGTTACCATGATCTCAAAAATG atAATATACCTGAAAATCGGGTCTCGAGAAAGGAGCGGCGTGTCACACCTCGCCAGTTGGAACAGAAAGGACGAGAGCTTATGCGACCAGTAACTCCTCCTCCTGCTGTTAGAGAAGAATTAGACTATGATGGACCAGAATGGAATGTCATCGAAGACCAGGCGTTGCTCACG GCCATTCGAAATGAAGATATCATGTGCCATAATTTCGACCGAACAAAAACGTCTCTGCGATATAATTGGGAGTATATTTCGGGATTTGTGAACAGGGTTACCAGGTTTTACAG ATCCCCGAGGCAGTGTTCAATCCGGTACCAATTGGTCGTAAGACCACGAGAAAGCGGTCAGTTGATGGTCATTGACCCTCTAACGAAGAAACCCAGAAAGGTGCCGTTGACACCAGCAGAAGTCG TTCATCTGCGCAAGGGCCGTGTCTCTACAGATCTCCAGTATGCTCACGATGCTGATCGATTGCGTGACGCATCGTATACTGGACGTCTTCGTCTTATAGAGAGCCTAACATCGCGACAGAACGAGTTCAGAGAACAACGCCGACCAATTG ACTCACGGTGGCTTGAACCAAGCGGCCGTCTGCCTCCGGCACAGGAGAACCGACTTTCTGTTCTTGGAGTTCGATATGCCTCAACAATGTACCCAGATGATATCGTCAAGAATTTG GAAGAGAAGAGGATAGCACAAGAGGCGGCGAAGAAGAAGTTGGCTGAACAGCAAACTAACAACGAGAGACCG AATTCACCTCCTCATCCGGTCATATCCGTGTGTGTCCGACCACCAGCTGTTACCGCAGGACCCGACGTTGTCCAGTCTAGAATACCTATCGTCATATCAGTGCCGCAGCTTGTA CAGCAACATCCTCCTCAATTACAACCCTCAGTGCCGCAGGATATCCCCATG GGAGTTTTGTCGCAGTCGCATTCTCCTGTCGGTGGAATGCGCCGCGTTGGATCACATTCACAAGTTGGTGTGCCAATAGCTGGAACGTTGCAACATGTCCAGGGCGGTGCTCCAAATACACAACATAACTACGTTGTTGTCAGTCAAGATTCGCTGCAGCCCTCATCAAGGATGCag TTTGTTACGCGAACAACTGATGGCATGACTATAGGCCAgggcggtcagccggtttacCGTTCTATTAGTAGCTCTGCACAAGCAAAACGAACTCCACCATCAACTCCTTCCCTCAGTAGA GTACAAGGCGGGTACATGGCGAGTGTTCAAACTGTTTCCGGTAATAGCACTCTGTTCCAACCTGGGGCGAGCACAGTTGGTGGACCTCAGCGAGGGAGGGTTATGCAACGG CCCGCAGCACCTCGTATGTTCGTCCAGCAAGCTCCTCAAGGTGGAGATCGACCCTATGTTGTGCCACAGCAACAAATTCGAATGGTTTCAACGCAAAGGTTGCCTCCTCAAAAGAGGACAATCGGGCAGAAGTCACCC ATGACCGCTGTTATGGTACCAACAAGATCCGGACAACCTCATCAGCTGCGTGCAGTACC AAGAGGCTTCACTCCGCAAGGTACTCGAATAATGAATGTTGTAATGGCACCTAGTACAGTGGCGACATCAAGCTCTTCACAGTCTTTGCAATCTTGTCAGCCAGGCAGCGCCACGTTAATACCCTCTGGTGCACCTGCTGTACGCCATCCGTCACCGTTTTCGGAGG CCACTGGAGTAACGGTGAAGAGGCAGTTACTCTCTCAATCTCGGCCATTAGGCCCAGCGTCCCGAGACGGCTCACCTCAAACTGTAGCCCAAGTTGTCATCGCCCCACCTCATCAAGCAGCACCTGAGGAACAGCACTCAGTAGCTGCACCTTCACTACCTCAATCATCGGCCCAAGCCGAAGAAATGCCTCAGAGGCAGTCCTCACCATCTCATGCTTCCTGA
- a CDS encoding hypothetical protein (NECATOR_CHRIII.G9047.T2) has translation MSHESVFADDPDFFNQIMPTWTPFPTPPLSDSENDVYFDDCLDLLYDRDFMPEECLPLEIHELHSSLNRPISPVKKTSPTPVPPNSSSQMSSSDAAVMSLLQQALHNPPKSYTPPPAANIPVPYSPAEFDQYMQGYHDLKNDNIPENRVSRKERRVTPRQLEQKGRELMRPVTPPPAVREELDYDGPEWNVIEDQALLTAIRNEDIMCHNFDRTKTSLRYNWEYISGFVNRVTRFYRSPRQCSIRYQLVVRPRESGQLMVIDPLTKKPRKVPLTPAEVVHLRKGRVSTDLQYAHDADRLRDASYTGRLRLIESLTSRQNEFREQRRPIDSRWLEPSGRLPPAQENRLSVLGVRYASTMYPDDIVKNLEEKRIAQEAAKKKLAEQQTNNERPNSPPHPVISVCVRPPAVTAGPDVVQSRIPIVISVPQLVQQHPPQLQPSVPQDIPMGVLSQSHSPVGGMRRVGSHSQVGVPIAGTLQHVQGGAPNTQHNYVVVSQDSLQPSSRMQFVTRTTDGMTIGQGGQPVYRSISSSAQAKRTPPSTPSLSRVQGGYMASVQTVSGNSTLFQPGASTVGGPQRGRVMQRPAAPRMFVQQAPQGGDRPYVVPQQQIRMVSTQRLPPQKRTIGQKSPMTAVMVPTRSGQPHQLRAVPRGFTPQGTRIMNVVMAPSTVATSSSSQSLQSCQPGSATLIPSGAPAVRHPSPFSEATGVTVKRQLLSQSRPLGPASRDGSPQTVAQVVIAPPHQAAPEEQHSVAAPSLPQSSAQAEEMPQRQSSPSHAS, from the exons ATGTCTCATGAATCT GTGTTTGCTGATGACCCGGACTTCTTCAATCAGATCATGCCG ACATGGACTCCATTCCCAACGCCACCATTGTCTGACTCCGAAAATGACGTCTATTTCGACGATTGCCTCGACCTACTGTACGATCGTGACTTTATGCCTGAAGAATGTCTTCCGTTGGAGATACATGAGCTTCACAGTTCACTTAACAGGCCTATCAGCCCAGTGAAGAAGACTT CACCTACTCCGGTTCCACCAAACAGCAGCTCGCAAATGTCGTCATCCGATGCAGCAGTGATGAGTTTGCTTCAACAAGCTCTCCATAATCCTCCAAAGTCCTACACTCCACCACCAGCAGCGAACATTCCAGTTCCTTACTCGCCAGCCGAATTTGACCAATACATGCAGGGTTACCATGATCTCAAAAATG atAATATACCTGAAAATCGGGTCTCGAGAAAGGAGCGGCGTGTCACACCTCGCCAGTTGGAACAGAAAGGACGAGAGCTTATGCGACCAGTAACTCCTCCTCCTGCTGTTAGAGAAGAATTAGACTATGATGGACCAGAATGGAATGTCATCGAAGACCAGGCGTTGCTCACG GCCATTCGAAATGAAGATATCATGTGCCATAATTTCGACCGAACAAAAACGTCTCTGCGATATAATTGGGAGTATATTTCGGGATTTGTGAACAGGGTTACCAGGTTTTACAG ATCCCCGAGGCAGTGTTCAATCCGGTACCAATTGGTCGTAAGACCACGAGAAAGCGGTCAGTTGATGGTCATTGACCCTCTAACGAAGAAACCCAGAAAGGTGCCGTTGACACCAGCAGAAGTCG TTCATCTGCGCAAGGGCCGTGTCTCTACAGATCTCCAGTATGCTCACGATGCTGATCGATTGCGTGACGCATCGTATACTGGACGTCTTCGTCTTATAGAGAGCCTAACATCGCGACAGAACGAGTTCAGAGAACAACGCCGACCAATTG ACTCACGGTGGCTTGAACCAAGCGGCCGTCTGCCTCCGGCACAGGAGAACCGACTTTCTGTTCTTGGAGTTCGATATGCCTCAACAATGTACCCAGATGATATCGTCAAGAATTTG GAAGAGAAGAGGATAGCACAAGAGGCGGCGAAGAAGAAGTTGGCTGAACAGCAAACTAACAACGAGAGACCG AATTCACCTCCTCATCCGGTCATATCCGTGTGTGTCCGACCACCAGCTGTTACCGCAGGACCCGACGTTGTCCAGTCTAGAATACCTATCGTCATATCAGTGCCGCAGCTTGTA CAGCAACATCCTCCTCAATTACAACCCTCAGTGCCGCAGGATATCCCCATG GGAGTTTTGTCGCAGTCGCATTCTCCTGTCGGTGGAATGCGCCGCGTTGGATCACATTCACAAGTTGGTGTGCCAATAGCTGGAACGTTGCAACATGTCCAGGGCGGTGCTCCAAATACACAACATAACTACGTTGTTGTCAGTCAAGATTCGCTGCAGCCCTCATCAAGGATGCag TTTGTTACGCGAACAACTGATGGCATGACTATAGGCCAgggcggtcagccggtttacCGTTCTATTAGTAGCTCTGCACAAGCAAAACGAACTCCACCATCAACTCCTTCCCTCAGTAGA GTACAAGGCGGGTACATGGCGAGTGTTCAAACTGTTTCCGGTAATAGCACTCTGTTCCAACCTGGGGCGAGCACAGTTGGTGGACCTCAGCGAGGGAGGGTTATGCAACGG CCCGCAGCACCTCGTATGTTCGTCCAGCAAGCTCCTCAAGGTGGAGATCGACCCTATGTTGTGCCACAGCAACAAATTCGAATGGTTTCAACGCAAAGGTTGCCTCCTCAAAAGAGGACAATCGGGCAGAAGTCACCC ATGACCGCTGTTATGGTACCAACAAGATCCGGACAACCTCATCAGCTGCGTGCAGTACC AAGAGGCTTCACTCCGCAAGGTACTCGAATAATGAATGTTGTAATGGCACCTAGTACAGTGGCGACATCAAGCTCTTCACAGTCTTTGCAATCTTGTCAGCCAGGCAGCGCCACGTTAATACCCTCTGGTGCACCTGCTGTACGCCATCCGTCACCGTTTTCGGAGG CCACTGGAGTAACGGTGAAGAGGCAGTTACTCTCTCAATCTCGGCCATTAGGCCCAGCGTCCCGAGACGGCTCACCTCAAACTGTAGCCCAAGTTGTCATCGCCCCACCTCATCAAGCAGCACCTGAGGAACAGCACTCAGTAGCTGCACCTTCACTACCTCAATCATCGGCCCAAGCCGAAGAAATGCCTCAGAGGCAGTCCTCACCATCTCATGCTTCCTGA